Within Corvus cornix cornix isolate S_Up_H32 chromosome Z, ASM73873v5, whole genome shotgun sequence, the genomic segment TTGTAAgtattttttctgcctcttgttGCTATTTAGTGTTTGCTTCACTGAGGCAAAAGACTGTGTAAGATCTGCTAGCAaagtgtttttatatttttggaaTACTTGCCAGCCGACTAGTTTAACTTTGGACTTAAAACTGTTCAGAAAGTGATCTGTTCAGGACAGCCATGTCATAGAGTAGCTATTGCATGATTAATGCTTGTGTGGGGATCCTATGTGTCTTAATTTTGCATGGCTTGTGTGGCGAACTTTCCAGTAGTTCATTTGATTTTACACTTCCTTAAGTCCTAGGCAAAGATTCAACAAGGTAGCAGTCTtaaggataaatatttttattttgtcatgcCACGTTGATATGTCATATTCAAGAAATTGCCAAGCTTTAGAGGGTGAATACACATCTCCATGTACTGAGTAGAAGAGACCTTTCTAGATGCCAGTTAGCTTTCTGTACCTAGGTGGTCCATTTATTAAGATCATGCTGCAGTGTGGCTGGTTTATTTGTTAGTTCCAACAATGGTCACCTTAATGCAGAGATTTCTGTTGGTTCTGTGGTCAAAACTGATCCATTGTCCCTGGTTCTGTGTTCTTATTTGCTGTTTCTAATTCTTCTTCAGCGAGATCACACCTGAGGGCAGAAGAATCACAAAGCTGGACCAGATTCTGCTAAATGGGAATAACATAACAATGGTAAGTCATCAAAGGCATGTGTTGACTTTCTGTACCTGTAAATTGATCAGTGATTGTATTCAGCTACTTTCAGCTGCGCTTTCTGTTACATCAGGAAGTTTCAAGTAGCATCTGGGGCATTTGTGTATATGAATGATACTGGAAAGTTGACCTTTACTGCCTTACTCAGTATATGTTGCATTTtacaaaagaataattaaaagaGCCCGGtcctgattttgttttggtgaaTGTTTTTCTGGTCTTCACGTGTGTGAGGGAGTCCCTGACTTTGtaagaatcataaaatcaccaaGGTTGAAAAACAtctccaagaccatcaagtccaaccttcgACGAAACACCACCGTGCCAgctaaaccatagcactaaaTGCCatatccagtctttttttaaacaattccagggatggtgtctccaccacttccctgggcagtccacTCCAATGCCTGACTaccctctcagtgaagaaatgctTCTGGATGTCCAGGCCGAACCTTCCTTGGCAcagcttgaagccatttcctcttgtcctatcactggttgcctgggagaagaggccaacccaCACTTCACAGCCTCCATTTAAGTAGTCACAGGCTAGCTCTTCAGTGGCTTTTAACCCCTGAGTGTTTACCTGTGTACAGGCCAAGCACTCCTGCTTTCCTGCATGTACAAATGTGTCTGCTTGGGTGCTTCGTTGAGTCATCTGGAGATTACAATACCACATGGTGCCCAGAGAGCTGCACCTTTATGCATTCTGCCAAAAAGTCTGGAGGTCTGTTCGATTACACCATATCAGTAGCACTAGGATTTTATCATGTGCTGATACGTACAGATCAGTCCTGAAACAGTAATTAAAAGTTGTGATTATGCATCCTTGAGTTGAATTCTGCAACTTCTTAGACACCACAAAAGCAGACCTACAGTGGCTTTTTTGCTTGTCTGCATAGCTGGCCACAAAGCCTGGACTTCCAACACAAGGACATTCCTAATTTTGTGGGAAGAGGAAGGCTCAAGTGGGAAGACTTGAGTTGAAGTTGGCTCTGTATAAATGAGGAATTCTCTCCATTTTGTTGTTTACCTATCTTGCACCTCTGCATTGTATGTCTGAGCAAGTGCCATCCTGTCTTAATTTCTACggctttttctgctttggtttttgttcttcATGTTGAAAGGACAGCATATGTTCTGATTCCTTGTGTGGGGTGAAATTCCTGCCATCCAGTTAAGCTGGTGGTGTGTAGCCCTTGAAGAAGAACCTGGTGAATTTTCAGCAAGACATAGATATGTTTCTGCATTAGATCCCGTGTCTCTTTTGGGGAAGTATCTTCCTGTATCAGGAAGTCTATGCTTAAgactttttcttattttggtCCCAAAACTAGTGAAGCTCTTTCTCTTTAGAAGTGCTCAGCTGCTTATGAAGAAGATATCAGCAAAAGGAGTGGTtaaacttttgttttttcccccctcatgtttttccttctgtatttctttttctgttgttcagtTCTTTGCTTCCTTCACTGTGCTGACTTACTCCCTACTGCCTTTTTGGTTTGCGCATCTCTGGCAATAACTGACTTCCTCTGTTTGGAGAGTCTAAAATTGTGGTCTACTGTGAAGTCTCTATGTCCTAAAATGTTTGTTGTAATGCAAGAGCTGTCATGTATGGGTTTGTAAAACTCAGCTGTATGGTGCTAATGCAAAAATGTCTTACTCTTTTATAGCTGGTTCCTGGAGGAGAAGGACCTGAAGTGTGAAGACATGATACTCATCTATATTTTATATAGATATGCAAAATCTAAATAGAGATCTTGGGGTAGAAGTGTGTTTTGGTGTGGATtgtctgtttgctttgcttACACACTTGACATTTTACAAAAGACAACTCTTAAAGAAAGGTGCTGCTGGTAATGTGGACTTTGTAAGTTGAAATCATGACTTTCTTGTAAAGACACATGAACCTCTTCTGaataaaaggctttttctttcttagttaCTGTGTTCTGTTATGTAAGTGTACAAGTTAGATAGTTTTGTAACTACTTGATGGAGTAGAAAAACGACAAATATGTTTCAGTTGCCATCAGTCTTCAGTTTTTCTACATGTGTTGCATTTGTTTCTGGCCCAAGTCTGTATAATACACAAATCATGAGCCAGGATGTTGCTGTCCTTTGACACACTGGCAGCACTGAGCTGAATGTTCTTTTAAAGGCTTGTCACTGGAAGCCATGTGGCAGAATTCTGTAGAGTTCTGAAAGCCCTTCAGACTGGGTGCATCTGTTTGATGCTCAGCAGCCTTTGGTACTGCGTCTGAGGCTCAGCTCTTGTGGACTATTTTGCTTTGCAGATGTGCTTCCTTACAGCAGAGGACCTGTAATGGCACTTGGCAAGTGAGAACAGACAGACCAGACCTAATTCATGTTCAGGGGCTAAAAATCCCAAAGGCTGGTGTTCAAACCCCACTGATGTCAGTGGTGGCTGCTTTCACCACTCAGTGATGCTATGTATACTCAAAactgggagctgcctgtgcctgcttGCGTGGTTTGGAACACTCATTTTAGAGTAAACAGGAGTTTTTGGCTCCATCTGTTCTCCTGTGATACAAAAGCTTGACAGATACTGCAAGCTACTATTTTAGGACAATTTCTGTAAGGAATTGCTATTTTGTTGTGATGCCATGCTGCCAGTGCAGCTTATGCTTCCATAGTCCACCTCTCAGCTGGCTTCTGTGTGTAAATGTCTTTGGAGAGGAACCACACGTGCCTGCTGTCACTGTAGACAAGGAGGGTGCAGCATTGGCTCACATGGATGGGACGTGCTTTGCCTTCCCATCAccagaagaaagaagagttGAAGAAGGGGGCTCAGGAGCAAGACGCTGCAAGGAAGGTGCTGTACTGGATCTTTCTGCCTTGCTTAATCTGACAGAAAAGCTGCCTTCTGCTGGCTGGATCTGAGCTCACAAAGCAGTGAGAACCTCTTGCTGTAGCCTGTTAAAAGGGAGTGTGTGCCTTCTGGGTCATGTGTTCTGAATAAATGATCTACAGTTGCAATGTTTCGATTGTGTTGTGGCAATCTGTACCATTTACTCCCTGAACATGTTTGGTTTTCTCCTGtctccattttttcctccacctttttttaatacagatactaaaaaagatacattttttttaacttaggTTTGATTGAAACATCATCTGTGGGTGTTTGCTTCAAACACTTTCTTTCCTAGAAATAAGAAAAGTCTTTTCACGAGAAACGAGAACACTTCAAAGATTTGTACTCGGGGCAGCACTTCTCTGTTGGGGTACTGTTGAATAAAGTTATGGTTTTGTTCCAGTGTAGGCACTTAATTTCTACTTAGTGTTTTGAAAACAGTCATGCTTCTGAGAGAAGAAGAGTAGATCTTGGTTCAAAAGCAACTTTCACTCTGACAGCACAAATCTCTTGTTCTCTCAGGATTTTGTTGCCTTGAAAAAAAACTAACTTGATACTGCCTCAGTTCCTGCTTGACCGGTTGTGTTCTGTTCCACTCACTCCAGAAGTGCTAGGACTTACCTTTTAGGAAGACATTTTAATTCCTGATTCACAGGTCTGCAGAGATGCATCTAGAGACAGTCTGTTTGTGCAAACACTGTTAGTTCTTTCTaagattaaacattttttcactgtcAGCTAAGAATACAAAGTATTCCAGGTGTGTCTGGCTTGCTTTTCATTCATTATTCCTCTGGCCTGTTGCCTTGGAAGTGCAGCTAATAAGCTTGTCTATTCAGTAAGTCGTGGTGGGTTTTGTTCTTCCTCCCCTAGAATCCAAGTGCTTAATCATACTGCACTGTCTTCTTGTGGACACTGGTGTTCTCCAGAATAATATTTAGGGTGCCACCACATGTAggtcatttaaaataataaccTTAGGCTTAAAAGAGATAGAGAACTAAATGAGGCTTTAAGTTTAGAGCAAGGTAGCTGTCAGGTTAAAATAACTTTGCGGTTATGACATGCACAGTGGTGGTTCTATTCAGATTcatgtttgttttactttctatttttctttaggATAGCACTGGTTGCAGTGGTCTTTAGTTCTACTACCTGGCTATCCAAATTAGTATGGAGAAAGATCCCTTCTGCCTACTATTTCAGTAGAATTGCTCATTTTGGTTTGGATGTAAATAGCCTCTGAGTAACCtcactgaaattattaaaaagactCCTGTTAGTCCCGGATCACTGATAATTCTTAATACAGTCACTGCTTCCAAAGCATATCATTGTAATCTACCAGTCTCATCAGTAATGTGTCATTTTGCAGGTGTAACAGTATTTTGGTCAATTGAACTATAGTCAG encodes:
- the LSM5 gene encoding U6 snRNA-associated Sm-like protein LSm5 isoform X1 — protein: MKSDKEIVGTLLGFDDFVNMVLEDVTEFEITPEGRRITKLDQILLNGNNITMLVPGGEGPEV